From Hydra vulgaris chromosome 15, alternate assembly HydraT2T_AEP, one genomic window encodes:
- the LOC136092055 gene encoding SCAN domain-containing protein 3-like, with protein MDIVKGDNKALHNKNKKRKIEDKNISCKESNITTEVSFIIAWNIAKSKHPCTNGEFVKQNLFDVISVLDPNNNKIQRRTCERRVARISRAKDTTRGINLKEALETVLVKANAPKNKLVSVATDGATAMVGKHIGLMGLLNSDPTYPEFTSVHCVIHRKHLAAKHFNFLIVFKSVVEIVNYIRSNAKNCRPFKNFISELDLADKPSDLSFYCAVWWLSSSDVFYRFVELLEPIKCFLLEKQKTFEILDDVNFWQDLLFITDVMQHL; from the exons ATGGATATAGTAAAAGGTGACAATAAAGCActtcacaataaaaataagaaaagaaaaattgaagataAGAACATTTCATG CAAAGAGTCAAATATTACAACAGAAGTAAGTTTTATTATAGCTTGGAACATTGCAAAAAGTAAACATCCTTGCACCAATGGAgagtttgtaaaacaaaatctttttgatgTGATCTCAGTTTTAGAtcctaataataacaaaattcaaag ACGTACTTGTGAAAGAAGAGTTGCTAGAATTAGTAGAGCTAAAGACACAACTCGTGGAATTAATTTAAAGGAAGCCCTTGAAACTGTTCTGGTGAAAGCCAATGCTCCTAAGAACAAGCTTGTTAGTGTTGCTACAGATGGTGCAACAGCAATGGTTGGAAAACACATTGGGCTTATGGGTTTACTAAATAGTGATCCTACGTATCCAGAGTTTACTTCTGTTCATTGTGTGATTCATCGAAAACATTTAGcagcaaaacattttaattttctgattgtttttaaatcagTGGTGgagattgtaaattatattcgatctaatgcaaaaaattgcagaccgtttaaaaatttcattagtgAATTGGATCTTGCTGACAAACCAAGTGACTTGTCGTTTTACTGTGCTGTATGGTGGCTTTCAAGTAGTGACGTTTTTTATAGGTTCGTAGAACTATTAGAaccaattaaatgttttttgcttGAAAAGCAGAAGACATTTGAAATCTTGGATGATGTGAATTTTTGGCAAgatcttttatttataactgaTGTAATGCAGCATTTATAA